A window of Candidatus Dadabacteria bacterium contains these coding sequences:
- a CDS encoding TatD family hydrolase gives MLVDSHAHLLSIEDPVGAVSKAAAEGVGKIISIGTGIESSLATIELSRKYRGVYVSVGIHPHSASSFNEEVMREFEGMAEDPKVVAIGETGLDYHYMNSPREDQIRSFEAHMELARRRNLPFVVHVRDAEEELLSMLREADLGPMPGVIHCFSGDYETAKKYLDLGFFISFSGIVTFKRAEEVRDAAARIPIERLLYETDSPYLAPVPQRGKPNEPCNVVYVAKLISKLRGLSLEEFTQIVFENVTELFPKVSKDKDGLI, from the coding sequence ATGCTGGTTGATTCCCACGCCCATCTGCTCAGTATTGAAGACCCTGTGGGCGCCGTGTCAAAAGCCGCGGCCGAGGGAGTCGGGAAGATCATATCCATCGGGACGGGGATTGAGTCCTCGCTTGCCACCATAGAGCTTTCGAGGAAATACAGGGGAGTTTACGTGTCGGTTGGAATCCACCCGCACTCCGCTTCCAGTTTCAATGAAGAGGTGATGCGGGAGTTTGAGGGGATGGCCGAAGACCCCAAGGTAGTGGCGATTGGAGAAACCGGGCTTGATTATCACTACATGAATTCCCCCAGGGAAGATCAGATAAGGTCGTTTGAGGCGCATATGGAGCTCGCGAGGAGACGCAATCTACCATTCGTGGTTCACGTAAGAGACGCTGAGGAAGAACTGCTTTCAATGCTCCGGGAGGCTGATCTCGGTCCGATGCCCGGAGTTATCCACTGTTTTTCAGGGGATTACGAAACGGCGAAAAAGTATCTTGATCTCGGTTTTTTTATTTCCTTCTCCGGCATAGTGACTTTCAAGAGGGCCGAGGAGGTAAGGGACGCGGCGGCCAGAATTCCCATTGAGAGGCTTCTTTACGAGACGGATTCTCCTTACTTGGCGCCGGTGCCCCAGAGGGGGAAACCGAATGAGCCGTGCAATGTAGTTTACGTGGCCAAACTTATTTCGAAGCTCCGGGGACTGTCTCTTGAGGAATTTACTCAAATTGTTTTTGAGAACGTGACGGAGCTTTTCCCAAAAGTATCGAAGGACAAAGACGGTCTTATCTAG
- the nrdR gene encoding transcriptional regulator NrdR encodes MKCPFCKSDDTRVVDSREGKDGFSVRRRRECNDCQERFTTYERIHHAEVMVVKKDGRRQEFDRNKIIAGMRKACEKRPVSTEVIEDFVSGFEKELLERGEREISSEEIGKKLIDKLYDIDQVAYVRFASVYRSFKDVNEFLDEVTGLLKEKK; translated from the coding sequence ATGAAGTGCCCTTTCTGCAAATCTGATGACACCAGAGTAGTTGATTCAAGAGAAGGAAAAGACGGTTTTTCCGTCAGAAGACGCAGGGAGTGCAACGACTGCCAGGAGAGATTCACCACATACGAAAGAATCCACCATGCCGAGGTGATGGTGGTGAAAAAGGACGGTCGCAGGCAAGAGTTTGACCGCAACAAGATAATAGCCGGAATGCGCAAGGCGTGCGAGAAAAGGCCGGTAAGCACTGAGGTCATAGAGGATTTTGTCTCCGGTTTCGAAAAGGAGCTTCTCGAGAGGGGAGAGCGGGAGATATCAAGCGAAGAGATAGGGAAAAAGCTGATAGACAAGCTTTATGATATCGATCAGGTCGCGTACGTAAGGTTCGCTTCGGTCTACAGGTCGTTTAAGGATGTAAACGAGTTTCTCGACGAGGTAACGGGTCTCCTTAAGGAGAAGAAATAG
- a CDS encoding serine hydroxymethyltransferase → MSHLRTVDEQIAEVIRMETQRQEWKLEMIASENYVSDAVMEAMGSVLTNKYAEGLPGRRYYGGCEFVDVAEDLARERALELFGADAVNVQPHSGAQANMAVFFAALKPGETVLGMRLDHGGHLTHGHPVNFSGRLYNVVAYGVSKETGTIDYDEVRKLALEHSPGLIIAGWSAYPRDVDYAKFRSIADECGALLLADIAHPAGLVVAGLHSDPVPHCDFVTTTTHKTLRGPRGGMVMMKEEHAKTVNSRVFPGTQGGPLMHVIAAKAVAFKEALTPEFLEYQRQIVKNAQRLGENLLNAGLKLVSGGTDNHLVLVDLTETEFTGQVVEQTLEKAGITVNKNTIPFDPRPPMVTSGVRIGTPAITTRGMKEPEIDAISGFIMEAFNNHENEKVLGRIKEDVKELCLRFPVYGHRLGG, encoded by the coding sequence ATGAGTCATCTAAGGACGGTTGATGAGCAGATAGCGGAAGTTATCCGCATGGAAACACAGCGCCAGGAATGGAAACTCGAGATGATAGCGTCTGAGAACTACGTTAGCGACGCCGTCATGGAGGCCATGGGGTCTGTGCTTACTAACAAATATGCCGAAGGTCTCCCCGGAAGGCGTTATTACGGAGGTTGTGAATTCGTTGACGTGGCCGAGGATCTGGCGCGAGAGAGGGCCCTTGAGCTTTTCGGTGCTGACGCCGTTAATGTGCAACCGCACTCGGGAGCCCAGGCAAACATGGCCGTGTTCTTTGCCGCGCTTAAGCCTGGAGAGACTGTCTTGGGCATGAGGCTTGACCACGGAGGACATCTTACCCACGGACACCCCGTTAATTTTTCGGGACGGCTCTACAACGTCGTTGCCTACGGGGTTTCAAAGGAAACGGGAACAATCGATTACGACGAGGTGAGGAAGCTTGCCCTGGAACACTCCCCGGGACTCATAATCGCCGGCTGGAGCGCTTACCCGAGGGATGTGGACTACGCGAAATTCAGAAGCATAGCGGATGAGTGCGGGGCGCTTTTGCTGGCGGACATAGCGCATCCGGCGGGGCTTGTGGTCGCCGGACTTCACTCGGATCCCGTGCCCCACTGCGATTTCGTGACGACTACCACCCATAAAACCCTTCGGGGACCGCGAGGCGGCATGGTAATGATGAAGGAAGAGCATGCAAAGACCGTGAACAGCAGGGTTTTTCCCGGAACCCAGGGCGGTCCGCTTATGCACGTCATAGCGGCCAAGGCCGTTGCGTTCAAGGAGGCTCTTACGCCCGAGTTCTTAGAGTACCAGCGCCAGATAGTGAAAAACGCACAACGTCTCGGGGAAAATCTCCTAAACGCGGGTCTTAAGCTCGTCTCGGGCGGAACCGATAACCACCTGGTGCTGGTTGATCTCACGGAGACGGAGTTTACCGGGCAGGTTGTTGAACAGACGCTTGAGAAGGCGGGCATAACGGTCAATAAAAACACTATTCCCTTCGACCCCCGTCCTCCCATGGTCACAAGTGGCGTAAGGATCGGAACTCCCGCGATTACCACAAGAGGGATGAAGGAACCGGAAATCGACGCGATATCAGGTTTTATAATGGAAGCTTTTAACAATCATGAGAATGAAAAGGTTCTCGGCAGAATAAAGGAAGACGTGAAGGAACTGTGCCTGCGTTTTCCCGTTTACGGTCACAGACTCGGCGGATAA
- the uvrA gene encoding excinuclease ABC subunit UvrA, with protein sequence MSKTAKRNGYIEIKGARENNLKNIDVLIPQNRFTVVTGLSGSGKSSLVLDTVYKEGLRRYIDCLSTYARQFIEKVERPAMDDIEGLPTPIAIESRNNVINSRSTVGTTTEIYDYTRLLFAKIGKTRCPECGEEVMEHSPQSLTRLLLEKFPGERAVICFETEEGADLSQYMKKGYSRTYRSGKTRDMEKSLEDPDAKTQVVTARTVIGERSKSRITEALEAAFSESSRALVHIVLGQSLRFSRELRCDLCDIGFEKPTPNTFSFNSPYGACERCSGFGRNLEIDPELLVPDPALSLAEGAIDPFTKTSYRKQMRKLLAFAEDAGIDTEKPFSELSTREKDLVLNGDEYYYGVKGYFKRLERKNYKTHIRVFLSRYRSAFTCEDCGGSRLKEKALNVRIEGENIFHLSEMSVKDLKSWFDRLTLSAYELEIAADIIKEINSRLDFLIHVGLDYLTLSRLTRTLSGGEAQRINFACQMSSRLTETLYILDEPSIGLHARDMSRLNSLIRELRGRNNTIILIEHDLDTVKSADYIVELGPRAGDGGGEVVYQGTLKSFLRSAKNSTTKKYLANEKKIEVPGSRRETTGNSINVIGASENNLKNINVRFPLGTLSCVTGVSGSGKSSLVNDILHNALLRKFRRKAERVGKHERIEGAEYIDDVIILDQASIGRTSRSNPVTYIKVYDDIRKILAGHYQAKLRKLTPSHFSFNVRGGRCEKCMGEGSHRVEMHFLADVMVTCEECGGKRFGKEVLAYRYKGKNIDDILNLTVDQAMGFFSGNPAVTRKLKVLKDVGCGYLRLGQPATTLSGGEAQRIKIARELSKKEKNNILYILDEPTVGLHIDDIGKLLDVLNRLVDAGNSVIVIEHNLEMIKCADYVVDLGPEGGDNGGRIVASGTPEQVASVENSYTGEHLRPLLG encoded by the coding sequence ATGTCGAAGACCGCTAAACGGAACGGATACATAGAGATAAAAGGCGCCAGGGAAAACAACCTGAAAAACATAGATGTCCTGATCCCTCAAAACAGGTTCACGGTGGTGACCGGTCTCAGCGGTTCGGGCAAGTCATCCCTCGTGCTTGACACCGTTTACAAAGAAGGGCTCAGGAGGTATATCGACTGCCTTTCAACCTATGCAAGACAGTTTATAGAGAAAGTCGAGCGCCCCGCGATGGACGACATAGAAGGTCTTCCAACCCCGATAGCTATCGAAAGCCGAAACAACGTCATAAATTCCCGTTCCACAGTAGGCACCACAACCGAAATATACGACTATACGAGACTTCTGTTCGCGAAAATCGGAAAAACCCGCTGCCCAGAATGCGGAGAGGAAGTGATGGAACACTCTCCACAGTCCCTCACTCGGCTGCTGCTCGAAAAATTCCCAGGGGAAAGAGCCGTCATCTGCTTTGAGACCGAAGAGGGAGCGGATCTTTCACAATATATGAAAAAAGGCTACTCACGCACCTACCGGAGCGGAAAGACCCGGGATATGGAAAAAAGCTTGGAGGATCCGGACGCAAAGACCCAGGTAGTCACCGCGAGAACCGTTATAGGAGAACGGTCGAAATCGAGGATTACAGAAGCGCTTGAGGCCGCTTTTTCCGAGAGCAGCCGGGCGCTTGTACACATCGTTTTAGGACAGAGCCTGCGTTTCTCAAGAGAACTTCGCTGTGATCTCTGCGACATTGGGTTTGAAAAACCTACCCCGAACACGTTTTCCTTCAACAGTCCCTACGGGGCTTGCGAACGATGCAGCGGATTCGGAAGAAACCTTGAAATCGATCCCGAACTCCTTGTTCCGGACCCCGCTCTCAGTCTCGCCGAAGGGGCAATAGATCCCTTCACGAAAACTTCCTACAGAAAACAGATGAGAAAGCTGCTCGCCTTCGCCGAGGACGCGGGAATAGATACGGAAAAGCCCTTCTCGGAACTTTCGACAAGGGAAAAAGATCTCGTGTTAAACGGAGACGAGTACTACTACGGCGTGAAAGGGTATTTCAAAAGGCTTGAGCGGAAAAATTACAAAACCCACATAAGGGTTTTTCTCTCGAGATACCGCTCCGCGTTTACCTGCGAGGACTGCGGGGGAAGCAGGCTCAAGGAAAAAGCCCTCAACGTGCGGATAGAGGGGGAAAACATATTCCATCTCTCCGAGATGTCCGTAAAGGATCTGAAGTCCTGGTTTGACCGCTTGACCCTGTCCGCTTATGAACTGGAGATCGCCGCCGACATAATAAAGGAAATAAATTCACGGCTGGATTTTCTTATCCACGTGGGGCTTGATTACCTGACCCTCTCAAGGCTCACCCGCACCCTCTCGGGCGGAGAAGCGCAGAGGATAAATTTTGCCTGCCAGATGAGTTCGCGGCTTACCGAGACCCTGTATATTCTGGACGAGCCCTCGATCGGTCTGCACGCAAGAGACATGAGCCGGCTCAATTCGCTGATAAGAGAACTCCGGGGGAGAAACAACACCATCATACTCATAGAGCACGATCTTGACACCGTAAAGTCCGCAGACTACATAGTGGAACTCGGTCCCCGGGCGGGAGACGGCGGGGGAGAGGTCGTGTATCAGGGGACCCTGAAGAGTTTCCTGCGTTCGGCGAAGAACTCGACCACGAAAAAATACCTCGCAAACGAAAAGAAAATAGAAGTTCCCGGCTCCCGCAGAGAGACCACCGGCAACTCAATAAACGTAATCGGCGCAAGCGAAAATAACCTCAAGAACATAAACGTCCGTTTTCCCCTTGGAACCCTCTCGTGCGTAACCGGGGTCTCGGGTTCGGGGAAAAGCTCGCTTGTAAACGACATCCTGCATAACGCTCTTCTAAGAAAATTCAGGAGGAAGGCCGAAAGGGTCGGAAAACACGAACGTATAGAAGGCGCAGAGTATATAGACGACGTGATAATTCTTGATCAGGCGAGCATAGGAAGAACCTCGAGGTCAAATCCCGTCACTTACATAAAGGTTTACGACGACATACGCAAAATCCTCGCCGGGCACTACCAGGCGAAACTTCGCAAGCTTACCCCGTCGCATTTTTCCTTCAACGTCAGGGGAGGCCGCTGCGAGAAATGTATGGGCGAGGGAAGTCACAGGGTCGAGATGCACTTTCTCGCCGACGTCATGGTGACGTGCGAGGAATGCGGAGGAAAAAGGTTTGGAAAAGAGGTTCTGGCCTACAGGTACAAGGGGAAAAACATAGACGACATCCTTAACCTCACTGTCGATCAGGCCATGGGGTTTTTCTCGGGAAACCCGGCCGTTACCAGAAAGCTCAAGGTTCTAAAGGATGTCGGATGCGGTTATCTGAGGCTCGGACAGCCCGCAACAACACTGTCGGGAGGAGAAGCCCAGAGGATAAAGATAGCCCGGGAACTCTCGAAAAAAGAAAAAAACAACATTCTCTACATCCTTGACGAACCCACGGTCGGACTTCACATCGACGACATAGGAAAACTCCTCGACGTTCTTAACAGGCTTGTCGACGCCGGCAACAGCGTAATAGTCATAGAGCACAACCTTGAGATGATAAAATGCGCGGATTATGTAGTTGACCTCGGACCTGAGGGAGGAGATAACGGGGGACGCATAGTGGCCTCCGGTACTCCGGAACAGGTTGCTTCGGTAGAAAACTCTTATACCGGAGAGCACCTGAGACCGCTTCTCGGTTAG
- the rpoH gene encoding RNA polymerase sigma factor RpoH gives MAGKKEKEKKPEEVSSSLPALSNSLQSYLAQIRDYPVLSREEEYELAMRHRETGDLEAARKLIVSNLKFVVRIANEYKNYNVNTLDLIQEGNIGLMKAVRGFDPTKGYRLISYAVWWIRAYIQNHIMKSWSLVKVGTNQSQRKLFYKLRSTKNKIESTGAEMGEDIYSEIAKELDVPDSQVIEMDRIMSGKDLSLDANIEGSTERTYVDMLGDTFDQEQFLEDSQTRPLVAKKIKEALANLKDRERYIIERRVLTDSPETLEKLSRKFGISRERVRQIEKNALNKIRKEFQKEHFHV, from the coding sequence ATGGCCGGAAAAAAAGAAAAAGAAAAGAAGCCGGAAGAAGTGAGTTCATCTCTTCCCGCACTTTCAAACTCTCTGCAAAGCTATCTGGCACAGATCAGGGACTACCCTGTTTTGAGCAGGGAAGAAGAATACGAACTCGCGATGAGGCACAGGGAAACGGGCGATCTTGAGGCCGCCAGAAAACTGATTGTATCAAACCTGAAGTTCGTCGTGCGTATTGCAAACGAATACAAAAACTACAACGTAAACACCTTGGATCTTATCCAGGAAGGCAACATAGGACTCATGAAGGCCGTAAGAGGCTTTGACCCTACAAAGGGATACAGACTCATCTCATACGCGGTCTGGTGGATAAGAGCATACATACAGAACCACATAATGAAGAGTTGGAGCCTAGTAAAAGTCGGGACGAACCAGTCGCAAAGAAAGCTCTTCTACAAACTCAGGTCAACGAAAAACAAAATCGAATCCACAGGAGCCGAGATGGGGGAGGATATTTACTCCGAGATAGCCAAGGAACTTGACGTGCCGGACAGCCAGGTAATCGAGATGGACCGGATAATGTCTGGAAAAGACCTGTCTCTTGACGCAAACATAGAAGGCAGCACGGAACGCACCTACGTTGACATGCTGGGGGACACGTTTGATCAGGAGCAGTTCCTCGAAGACTCCCAGACCCGCCCGCTTGTGGCCAAGAAGATAAAAGAAGCCCTGGCGAACCTAAAAGACAGGGAAAGATACATTATCGAAAGACGGGTTCTCACCGATTCTCCCGAAACTCTCGAGAAGCTTTCCCGCAAATTCGGCATCTCAAGAGAACGTGTAAGACAGATAGAAAAAAACGCTCTTAACAAGATCAGGAAGGAATTCCAGAAAGAGCATTTTCACGTATAG